The proteins below come from a single Acidovorax sp. NCPPB 4044 genomic window:
- a CDS encoding NAD-dependent epimerase/dehydratase family protein has translation MSQPSRFHRLLLTGAAGGLGKVLRERVKPFAEIVRLSDIAEVGAAQGADEEVVACDLADKAAVDALVAGCDAIVHLGGVSVERPFEQILEANIKGVFHIYEAARRHGVKRVVFASSNHVIGFYKQTDRIDASARRRPDGYYGLSKSFGEDMASFYFDRYGIETVSLRIGSSFPEPRDRRMMSTWLSYDDLTQLVQKALFTPDVGHTVVYGASANRDLWWDNHAAAHLGYEPKDSSEPFRAKVEAQPAPAPGDPGAVYQGGAFTAQGPFEG, from the coding sequence ATGAGCCAGCCGTCCCGTTTCCACCGACTTCTGTTGACCGGTGCTGCCGGCGGACTCGGAAAGGTGCTGCGTGAGCGCGTCAAGCCGTTTGCCGAGATCGTGCGCCTGTCCGACATCGCCGAGGTCGGCGCGGCCCAGGGGGCGGATGAGGAGGTGGTGGCTTGCGATCTGGCCGACAAGGCGGCGGTCGATGCACTGGTGGCGGGCTGCGATGCCATCGTGCACCTGGGCGGGGTTTCGGTGGAGCGGCCGTTCGAGCAGATCCTCGAAGCCAATATCAAGGGCGTCTTCCATATCTACGAAGCGGCCCGCCGCCACGGGGTGAAGCGCGTGGTCTTCGCCAGTTCCAACCACGTGATCGGCTTCTACAAGCAGACCGACCGCATCGACGCCTCGGCGCGCCGCCGGCCGGACGGCTACTACGGGCTCTCCAAATCGTTCGGCGAGGACATGGCGAGCTTCTATTTCGACCGGTACGGCATCGAGACGGTGAGCCTGCGCATCGGGTCCTCGTTCCCCGAGCCGCGCGACCGCCGCATGATGAGCACCTGGCTCAGCTACGACGACCTCACGCAACTGGTGCAGAAGGCCCTGTTCACGCCGGATGTGGGCCACACCGTGGTCTACGGCGCATCGGCCAACCGCGACCTCTGGTGGGACAACCATGCGGCGGCCCACCTCGGCTACGAGCCCAAGGACAGTTCCGAGCCGTTTCGCGCCAAGGTGGAGGCCCAGCCCGCACCGGCGCCGGGCGACCCCGGTGCGGTCTACCAGGGAGGCGCCTTCACGGCCCAGGGGCCGTTCGAGGGATGA
- a CDS encoding TRAP transporter small permease, with protein MYTQICRTLARVCMWLGILGLVAVICAVSWQVFGRYVLNNTPTWAESLALLLVIYVTMFGVAVGVRDAGHIGLESFLVLAPDWLRLKMEYLIHALILLFGAAMAWNCGSLAQSVWEYRLPTLFISEGWKYVPASIAGVLIVMFSVEHIIALAQGREVEPAWG; from the coding sequence ATGTATACCCAAATTTGCCGCACGCTCGCGCGTGTCTGCATGTGGCTGGGCATCCTCGGCCTCGTGGCGGTGATCTGCGCCGTGAGCTGGCAGGTGTTCGGCCGGTACGTCCTCAACAACACCCCCACCTGGGCCGAGAGCCTGGCGCTGCTGCTGGTGATCTACGTGACGATGTTCGGCGTGGCCGTCGGCGTGCGCGATGCCGGCCACATCGGGCTCGAATCGTTCCTCGTGCTGGCGCCCGACTGGCTGCGCCTGAAGATGGAATACCTCATCCACGCGCTGATCCTGCTGTTCGGCGCCGCCATGGCCTGGAACTGCGGATCGCTCGCGCAGTCGGTGTGGGAATACCGCCTGCCCACGCTTTTCATCTCCGAGGGCTGGAAGTACGTGCCGGCCAGCATCGCCGGTGTCCTCATCGTGATGTTCTCCGTCGAACACATCATCGCGTTGGCCCAAGGCCGCGAAGTCGAACCTGCCTGGGGCTGA
- a CDS encoding SMP-30/gluconolactonase/LRE family protein, with the protein MTAEQASTAHGTGRRAFLGGAIASAAGAAAWPGSAAAQAFDFKPNQRYPDPAVQVLDPSFGKYRIFSSSVEQVATGLRWAEGPVWFGDGRYLLVSDIPNNRIVRWDEATGQLGVFRHPSNFANGLARDRQGRLLACEHLTRRITRTEYDGSITVLADGYNGKRFNSPNDIVCKSDGSVWFTDPPFGIAGHWEGDKAAPELPHSVYRIDPQSGKTELVLDDLAGPNGLCFSPDEQRLYIVESRAQPHRVVWAFDVAPGGKRLANKRVHINAGGPGALDGIKCDEDGNLWCGWGSNGSAGASAADLDGVMVFNPQGQPIGHIRLPERCANLVFGGAKRNRLFMASSHSIYALYVETRGAV; encoded by the coding sequence ATGACGGCAGAACAAGCATCCACCGCCCACGGCACCGGCCGCAGGGCTTTCCTCGGCGGGGCCATCGCCTCGGCGGCCGGCGCGGCGGCCTGGCCGGGCAGCGCGGCCGCGCAGGCGTTCGACTTCAAGCCGAACCAGCGCTACCCCGATCCCGCCGTGCAGGTGCTCGACCCGTCGTTCGGCAAATACCGCATCTTCAGCAGCAGCGTCGAGCAGGTCGCCACCGGCCTGCGCTGGGCCGAAGGCCCCGTCTGGTTCGGCGACGGGCGCTATCTGCTGGTCTCCGACATTCCCAACAACCGCATCGTGCGCTGGGACGAGGCCACGGGCCAGCTGGGCGTGTTCCGCCACCCCTCGAACTTCGCCAACGGCCTCGCGCGCGACCGGCAGGGCCGGCTGCTGGCCTGCGAGCACTTGACGCGCCGCATCACGCGCACCGAATACGACGGCAGCATCACCGTGCTGGCGGATGGCTACAACGGCAAGCGCTTCAATTCACCCAACGACATCGTCTGCAAGAGCGACGGCTCGGTCTGGTTCACCGATCCGCCGTTCGGCATCGCAGGCCACTGGGAGGGCGACAAGGCGGCCCCGGAGCTGCCGCACTCGGTCTACCGCATCGATCCGCAGAGCGGCAAGACCGAACTCGTGCTGGACGACCTCGCGGGCCCGAACGGGCTGTGCTTCTCGCCGGATGAGCAGCGCCTCTACATCGTCGAATCGCGCGCGCAGCCGCACCGCGTGGTGTGGGCCTTCGATGTCGCGCCGGGCGGCAAGCGGCTCGCGAACAAGCGGGTGCACATCAATGCCGGCGGCCCCGGTGCGCTCGACGGCATCAAGTGCGACGAGGACGGCAACCTCTGGTGCGGATGGGGCAGCAACGGCTCGGCCGGCGCCAGCGCGGCCGATCTGGACGGCGTGATGGTGTTCAACCCGCAGGGCCAGCCGATCGGCCACATCCGCCTGCCCGAACGCTGCGCCAACCTCGTGTTCGGCGGCGCCAAGCGCAACCGCCTTTTCATGGCCAGCAGCCACTCGATCTACGCGCTCTACGTGGAAACACGCGGCGCGGTCTGA
- a CDS encoding SMP-30/gluconolactonase/LRE family protein: MAAPSATAELVLDARCATGESPVWRATEESLYWTDIPRAVLHRWSARTGAQAQWKAPEMVACMAAWAGQPGRWIAGLESGLFALDLPGGPGDLAARQLASAPHATSGMRFNDGRCDRQGRFIAGTMLQDMGAAARVGAVYRFGAAELAAGSATDLGLGELIVPNGIAFSPDGRTMYLSDSHPQVQKIWAFDYDTATGTPHNRRLFVDMAPLPGRPDGAAIDVDGGYWICGNDAGLVHRFTPDGRLDRSLAVPARKPAMCAFGGPRLDTLFVTSIRPGGDADLSDQPLAGGVFALHPGTQGVPEPEFNPVPH; encoded by the coding sequence ATGGCTGCACCCTCCGCCACCGCAGAACTGGTCCTGGATGCGCGCTGCGCCACGGGTGAAAGTCCGGTCTGGCGCGCCACGGAAGAATCGCTCTACTGGACGGACATTCCGCGGGCCGTGCTGCACCGCTGGTCGGCGCGCACCGGCGCCCAGGCCCAGTGGAAGGCGCCCGAGATGGTGGCCTGCATGGCCGCCTGGGCCGGCCAGCCGGGCCGCTGGATCGCGGGCCTGGAGAGCGGCCTCTTCGCGCTCGACCTGCCGGGTGGCCCGGGCGATCTCGCGGCACGCCAGCTCGCCAGCGCGCCCCACGCCACGTCCGGGATGCGTTTCAACGACGGCCGCTGCGACCGGCAGGGCCGATTCATCGCAGGCACCATGCTGCAGGACATGGGGGCTGCGGCGCGGGTCGGGGCGGTCTACCGCTTCGGTGCGGCCGAACTCGCTGCCGGCAGCGCGACCGACCTCGGCCTGGGCGAGCTGATCGTGCCCAACGGCATCGCATTCAGCCCCGATGGCCGCACGATGTACCTGTCGGATTCGCACCCCCAGGTGCAGAAGATCTGGGCCTTCGATTACGACACGGCCACCGGCACGCCACACAACCGGCGTCTCTTCGTCGACATGGCCCCGCTGCCCGGCCGGCCCGATGGCGCGGCGATCGACGTCGATGGCGGCTACTGGATCTGCGGCAACGACGCCGGGCTGGTCCACCGCTTCACCCCCGACGGCCGCCTGGACCGGTCGTTGGCCGTGCCGGCCAGGAAACCCGCCATGTGCGCGTTCGGCGGTCCGCGGCTGGACACGCTGTTCGTGACGTCCATCCGCCCCGGTGGCGACGCGGACCTCTCCGACCAGCCCCTGGCCGGCGGCGTCTTCGCGCTGCATCCCGGTACGCAGGGCGTTCCGGAGCCCGAATTCAATCCGGTGCCGCACTGA
- a CDS encoding superoxide dismutase family protein: MTSSFRSTPASSPIRFSTRRSAPVAAVGAVLLALAGCGAQGGGTPAPHATAAASQAARTPVPGPERATASARLLTASGTPAGTAVLTETPNGVEIMAQVQGLTTGLHGFHIHANGQCAPGPDAATGQTVPFGAAGGHFDPGQSQRHGHPGQAADKAHAGELPNISVGSDGRGTVRYVNENITLVPGKNSVMGRAIVVHEKEDDYKTNPAGNSGGRVLCGVIEPAQPSSVVGEKTQAAPRS, from the coding sequence ATGACCTCTTCCTTCCGCAGCACCCCCGCTTCCTCCCCCATCCGTTTCTCCACCCGCCGGTCCGCGCCGGTCGCCGCCGTGGGCGCGGTGCTGCTGGCCCTGGCCGGCTGCGGCGCGCAAGGCGGCGGCACCCCGGCACCGCACGCGACGGCAGCGGCCAGCCAGGCGGCCCGCACGCCCGTGCCCGGCCCCGAGCGCGCCACGGCATCCGCCCGCCTGCTGACCGCCTCCGGCACACCCGCCGGCACCGCCGTGCTGACCGAAACGCCGAACGGCGTCGAGATCATGGCCCAGGTGCAGGGCCTGACCACCGGCCTGCACGGTTTCCACATCCACGCGAACGGCCAGTGCGCCCCCGGGCCGGACGCCGCCACCGGGCAGACGGTGCCCTTCGGCGCCGCGGGCGGCCATTTCGATCCCGGCCAGTCGCAGCGCCATGGCCACCCCGGGCAGGCGGCCGACAAGGCCCACGCGGGCGAGCTGCCCAACATCAGCGTGGGTTCGGATGGCCGCGGCACCGTGCGCTACGTGAATGAAAACATCACGCTCGTGCCCGGCAAGAACTCGGTCATGGGCCGTGCCATCGTCGTCCACGAGAAGGAAGACGACTACAAGACCAACCCCGCCGGCAATTCGGGGGGCCGCGTGCTGTGCGGCGTGATCGAACCCGCGCAGCCCAGCAGTGTGGTCGGCGAGAAGACCCAGGCCGCCCCCCGCAGCTGA
- a CDS encoding Bug family tripartite tricarboxylate transporter substrate binding protein produces the protein MQRRTFALHALALGAGASLGALPAFAQAQWPTGKAITYLVPFAAGGTTDTLGRLISQQLGTALGATVVVDNKGGAGGSVGSEIGARAAPDGYTLLGGTISSHAINVSLYPKLGYDPVKSFAPVTLIGTNPVVLVVAASSPYKTLQDVLAAAKAKPGGLSSASAGTGTSQHLALELLAYKSGVKFTHVPYKGSGPAIQDVIGGQVDMMFDTTVVAAPHIQSGKLRAIAVTSAKRLASMPDVPTVAESGGASLKDFEVVSWQAIFVPAGTPAAIVNRLHDEIRKILAQPDMQTKLKGFGMEPADMTTAQISAFQKAEVEKWAQVIKAANIKVD, from the coding sequence ATGCAACGCAGAACCTTCGCCCTCCATGCCCTCGCGCTCGGTGCCGGCGCCAGCCTCGGCGCGCTGCCGGCCTTCGCGCAGGCGCAGTGGCCCACCGGCAAGGCCATCACCTACCTCGTGCCGTTCGCGGCGGGCGGTACCACCGACACGCTGGGCCGGCTGATCAGCCAGCAGCTGGGCACGGCGCTCGGCGCCACGGTGGTGGTGGACAACAAGGGCGGGGCGGGCGGCAGCGTGGGCTCGGAGATCGGCGCGCGCGCGGCACCCGATGGCTACACGTTGCTGGGCGGCACCATCAGCTCGCACGCCATCAACGTGAGCCTGTACCCCAAGCTGGGCTACGACCCGGTGAAGTCGTTCGCCCCCGTGACGCTCATCGGTACCAACCCGGTGGTGCTCGTGGTGGCCGCCAGCAGCCCCTACAAGACGCTGCAGGACGTGCTCGCGGCCGCCAAGGCCAAGCCCGGCGGCCTGTCGTCGGCCTCGGCGGGCACGGGCACCTCGCAGCATCTGGCGCTGGAACTGCTGGCCTACAAGTCGGGCGTGAAATTCACGCACGTGCCCTACAAGGGCAGCGGCCCGGCCATCCAGGACGTGATCGGCGGGCAGGTGGACATGATGTTCGACACCACCGTGGTCGCCGCGCCGCACATCCAGAGCGGCAAGCTGCGTGCCATCGCCGTGACCTCGGCCAAGCGTCTGGCATCGATGCCCGACGTGCCCACGGTGGCCGAGTCCGGCGGCGCCAGCCTGAAGGACTTCGAAGTGGTGTCGTGGCAGGCGATCTTCGTGCCGGCCGGCACGCCCGCCGCCATCGTCAACCGCCTGCACGACGAGATCCGCAAGATCCTCGCGCAGCCGGACATGCAGACCAAGCTCAAGGGCTTCGGCATGGAGCCGGCCGACATGACCACCGCGCAGATCTCGGCCTTCCAGAAGGCCGAGGTCGAGAAGTGGGCCCAGGTCATCAAGGCGGCCAACATCAAGGTGGACTGA
- a CDS encoding lactonase family protein yields the protein MKNLSRLPALHKARIVAAALQACLAAGTASAATWVYVSNADSQDVSVYELDRAAAVLRPVETQALGGQAMPMAVSPDKRVLYVALRSQPFRVTSLAIDPATGRLRKLGEAALADSMANIDTDATGRWLFAASYPGHKITVNSIGPDGAVGAVQQLIPTAPNAHAIHADASNRFVFATSLGGDHLSSWRFDPDKGVLTANEPALTPVAPEKSGPRHFVWDKAQRYMYVLDELDAGLHVMAYDAGRGTLRAVQHTTTLPAGFTGKPWGADLHLSPDGRTLYASERSSSTLSAFRVDGATGQLQLLGQVATEKTPRGFAIDSTGRFLIAAGQDSHSVSLHPIDPATGLPGAPSRVAAGRNPNWVEIVELP from the coding sequence ATGAAGAATCTTTCCCGCTTGCCCGCGCTGCACAAGGCGCGCATCGTTGCCGCGGCCCTGCAGGCCTGCCTCGCGGCCGGCACGGCCTCGGCCGCCACCTGGGTCTACGTGTCCAACGCCGACAGCCAGGACGTGTCGGTCTACGAGCTGGACCGCGCGGCGGCCGTGCTGAGGCCGGTGGAGACGCAGGCGCTCGGCGGGCAGGCCATGCCGATGGCCGTCTCGCCGGACAAGCGCGTGCTCTACGTGGCGCTGCGCTCCCAGCCGTTCCGCGTGACCAGCCTGGCGATCGACCCGGCCACGGGCCGGCTGCGCAAGCTCGGCGAAGCCGCGCTGGCCGACAGCATGGCCAACATCGACACCGATGCCACGGGACGCTGGCTGTTCGCGGCCTCCTACCCGGGGCACAAGATCACGGTCAACAGCATCGGCCCGGACGGTGCGGTGGGCGCGGTGCAGCAGCTCATTCCCACGGCGCCCAACGCGCATGCGATCCACGCCGACGCGTCGAACCGTTTCGTGTTCGCCACCAGCCTGGGCGGGGACCATCTCTCGAGCTGGCGCTTCGACCCGGACAAGGGCGTGCTCACGGCCAACGAGCCCGCGCTCACGCCCGTCGCCCCCGAAAAGTCGGGCCCGCGCCATTTCGTCTGGGACAAGGCGCAGCGCTACATGTACGTGCTCGACGAACTCGATGCCGGCCTGCACGTGATGGCCTACGACGCGGGGCGCGGCACGCTGCGCGCTGTGCAGCACACCACCACGCTGCCGGCCGGGTTCACGGGCAAGCCCTGGGGCGCCGACCTGCACCTGTCGCCCGACGGGCGCACTCTGTATGCGTCGGAGCGCAGCTCCAGCACGCTGTCGGCCTTCCGCGTGGATGGCGCCACCGGCCAGTTGCAACTGCTGGGCCAGGTGGCGACCGAGAAGACGCCGCGGGGCTTCGCCATCGACAGCACGGGCCGCTTCCTGATCGCGGCAGGGCAGGATTCGCACAGTGTCTCGCTGCACCCCATCGACCCCGCCACCGGCCTGCCGGGAGCGCCGAGCCGCGTGGCGGCCGGCCGCAACCCGAACTGGGTCGAGATCGTCGAGCTGCCCTGA
- a CDS encoding TRAP transporter substrate-binding protein, which produces MKLMKTTLAAVAACLAAFSAQATEFRSADIHPDDYPTVTAVKFMGERLKALSGGKHTIKVYSSGALGNEKDAIEQAKIGALQMVRINIGAMNNICPETVVPTMPFLFRSVEHLHKVLDGPVGEEILKSCERQGFVGLAFYDSGARSMFTAKKPVRKFEDMKGMKVRVQQSDLWVSMLEAMGANATPMPMGEVYTGLKTGLIDAAENNYPTYESSRSFEVAKYYTKTEHSMAPEMLLFSKRGWDRLSAQEQGWIRQAAKESVPYMRKQWAEREVKSLATVKAGGAEIIEIDKAPFQAAMKPVYDKFITDAKLKDLVKRVQDTQ; this is translated from the coding sequence ATGAAGTTGATGAAGACCACCCTGGCCGCCGTCGCGGCCTGCCTTGCGGCTTTCTCCGCGCAGGCAACGGAGTTCCGCTCCGCCGACATCCATCCCGACGACTACCCCACCGTGACCGCGGTGAAGTTCATGGGCGAACGGCTCAAGGCGCTGTCCGGCGGCAAGCACACCATCAAGGTGTACAGCAGCGGCGCTCTGGGCAACGAGAAGGACGCCATCGAGCAGGCCAAGATCGGCGCGCTGCAGATGGTGCGCATCAACATCGGCGCGATGAACAACATCTGCCCCGAGACCGTGGTGCCGACGATGCCCTTCCTGTTCCGCTCGGTGGAGCACCTGCACAAGGTGCTGGACGGTCCGGTGGGCGAGGAGATCCTGAAGTCCTGCGAACGCCAGGGCTTCGTGGGCCTGGCCTTCTACGACAGCGGCGCGCGCTCCATGTTCACGGCCAAGAAGCCGGTGCGCAAGTTCGAGGACATGAAGGGCATGAAGGTGCGCGTGCAGCAGTCCGACCTGTGGGTGTCGATGCTGGAGGCCATGGGCGCCAACGCCACCCCGATGCCGATGGGCGAGGTCTACACGGGCCTGAAGACCGGCCTGATCGATGCCGCGGAGAACAACTACCCGACCTACGAGAGCTCGCGCTCCTTCGAAGTCGCCAAGTACTACACGAAGACCGAGCACTCGATGGCCCCCGAGATGCTGCTGTTCTCCAAGCGCGGCTGGGACCGCCTCTCCGCACAGGAGCAGGGCTGGATCCGTCAGGCGGCCAAGGAGTCGGTGCCCTACATGCGCAAGCAGTGGGCCGAGCGCGAGGTGAAATCCCTCGCCACCGTGAAGGCCGGCGGCGCCGAGATCATCGAGATCGACAAGGCACCGTTCCAGGCCGCGATGAAGCCCGTCTACGACAAGTTCATCACCGACGCCAAGCTGAAGGACCTCGTCAAGCGTGTGCAGGACACGCAGTAA
- a CDS encoding TonB-dependent receptor family protein, translating into MRPPRPHNAFSTLPTPLLPRNAPPARAPRALPVWAALAGCTLCAAAPQGTFAQAEEAQLPTVEVSGGQAAAQRRFDAAASHTAIAVDPFTATTPLVNLSELLAGQAGVVASDRQNYAQDLQIAVRGFGSRSTFGVRGVRILVDGIPATMPDGQGQAATAQLPSASQVEVLRGPLAQQYGNSAGGVLQVTTREPRPGGGASASVAAGSFGQRLAEASLDFGDRTLGGLIDISRFETDGWRDHSAAERTHLNAKVVAHPDADTRVTALLNLFDQPLAQDPLGLTRAQWNADPRQAPAVAESFDTRKSVRQNQLGLVVERALGAQDSVRARLYGGTRTLVQTLSFSGAAANSAGGVVDLDRDYYGVGLAWTHTARTAAGLPLSWTLGVDADRLSEHRRGFVNDAGVPGALRRDEQDRAGNTDLFAQVDAWIAPTVRAIAGVRASRVRLSVDDRYPASAANPDDSGQRSWRRTSPAVGLVWAAYEQLNVYANAGQGLETPTLAEMAYSQTNSGPNYGLEAARSRQVEVGAKWQGTVHRMEAAWFDARTRGEIVPAATVNGRTVYQNADRVRRRGVELTWSARAGAFTPRASYTYLDAFFESAYTGAGGAAVPAGNRLPGTARQVARFSLDYAHDAAWTVGAAVDVSGRVQANDTNTESAPGYAVLGLRAGYTWKTGGAVRWQAWARLDNLLDRSYAGSLIVNDGNGRFFEPAAGRRVMVGLRAQFL; encoded by the coding sequence ATGCGGCCCCCCCGCCCCCACAACGCCTTCTCCACCCTCCCGACCCCGCTCCTTCCGCGCAACGCTCCGCCTGCCCGGGCGCCTCGGGCCCTGCCCGTGTGGGCGGCGCTGGCGGGCTGCACGCTCTGCGCCGCCGCCCCGCAGGGCACCTTCGCGCAGGCCGAGGAAGCCCAACTGCCGACCGTCGAGGTGTCCGGCGGGCAGGCCGCGGCCCAGCGCCGCTTCGATGCGGCGGCGAGCCACACCGCCATCGCGGTGGATCCGTTCACGGCCACCACACCGCTGGTGAACCTGTCGGAGCTGCTGGCCGGCCAGGCCGGCGTGGTCGCGTCCGATCGGCAGAACTATGCGCAGGACCTGCAGATCGCGGTGCGCGGCTTCGGGTCGCGCTCCACGTTCGGCGTGCGGGGCGTGCGCATCCTCGTGGACGGCATTCCGGCCACCATGCCCGATGGCCAGGGCCAGGCGGCCACGGCCCAGCTGCCCTCGGCCTCGCAGGTCGAGGTGCTGCGCGGCCCGCTCGCCCAGCAGTACGGCAATTCGGCCGGTGGCGTGCTGCAGGTGACCACGCGGGAGCCGCGGCCGGGCGGCGGCGCATCGGCCTCCGTCGCCGCAGGCTCCTTCGGCCAGCGGCTGGCCGAAGCGTCGCTGGACTTCGGCGACCGGACGCTGGGCGGGCTCATTGACATCTCCCGGTTCGAGACCGACGGCTGGCGCGACCACAGCGCGGCGGAGCGCACGCACCTCAACGCGAAGGTGGTGGCGCACCCCGATGCCGACACCCGCGTCACGGCGCTGCTGAATCTTTTCGACCAGCCGCTGGCGCAAGACCCGCTGGGCCTCACCCGGGCGCAATGGAATGCCGACCCGCGCCAGGCGCCCGCCGTGGCGGAGAGCTTCGACACCCGCAAATCCGTGCGGCAGAACCAGCTCGGGCTGGTGGTGGAGCGCGCGCTGGGCGCCCAGGACAGCGTGCGCGCGCGCCTCTACGGCGGCACGCGCACGCTGGTGCAGACGCTGTCGTTCTCGGGTGCTGCCGCCAACAGCGCCGGCGGCGTGGTGGACCTGGACCGCGACTACTACGGCGTCGGGCTCGCCTGGACGCACACGGCCCGCACGGCCGCCGGGCTGCCGCTCTCCTGGACGCTGGGCGTGGACGCCGACCGCCTCTCCGAGCACCGTCGCGGCTTCGTCAACGACGCCGGTGTGCCCGGGGCCCTGCGCCGCGACGAGCAGGACCGCGCCGGCAACACCGACCTGTTCGCCCAGGTGGACGCCTGGATCGCGCCCACGGTGCGCGCCATTGCCGGCGTGCGCGCCAGCCGCGTGCGGCTGTCCGTGGACGACCGCTACCCGGCCAGCGCCGCCAACCCCGACGACAGCGGCCAGCGCAGCTGGCGGCGCACCAGCCCGGCCGTGGGCCTGGTCTGGGCGGCGTACGAGCAGCTGAACGTGTACGCCAATGCCGGCCAGGGCCTGGAAACCCCCACGCTGGCGGAAATGGCCTACAGCCAGACCAACAGCGGCCCCAACTATGGGCTGGAGGCCGCACGCAGCCGGCAGGTGGAGGTGGGGGCCAAATGGCAGGGCACGGTCCACCGCATGGAGGCCGCATGGTTCGACGCGCGGACGCGCGGGGAGATCGTTCCGGCCGCCACCGTCAACGGCCGCACCGTCTACCAGAACGCCGACCGCGTGCGCCGGCGCGGCGTGGAACTGACCTGGAGCGCCCGGGCCGGCGCCTTCACGCCGCGCGCCAGCTACACCTACCTGGATGCCTTCTTCGAGAGCGCCTACACGGGCGCCGGGGGAGCGGCCGTGCCCGCGGGCAACCGCCTGCCCGGCACCGCCCGGCAGGTCGCCCGCTTCTCGCTGGACTATGCGCACGATGCCGCGTGGACGGTGGGCGCGGCCGTCGACGTGTCCGGCCGGGTGCAGGCCAACGACACCAACACCGAGTCCGCCCCCGGCTACGCCGTGCTGGGGCTGCGCGCCGGGTACACCTGGAAGACGGGCGGCGCCGTGCGCTGGCAGGCCTGGGCGCGCCTGGACAACCTGCTGGACCGCAGCTACGCCGGCTCGCTCATCGTGAACGACGGCAACGGCCGCTTCTTCGAGCCCGCGGCGGGCCGCCGCGTGATGGTGGGGCTGCGCGCGCAGTTCCTCTGA
- a CDS encoding TRAP transporter large permease — MTVPLLILSVSFTLFLLLGVPVAFSIGLSALATLLYEGLPLEVGFQQMTSGMGIFSFLAIPFFIFAGELMLYGGIADRIVNFARALVGHVRGGLGMSNVVACTLFGGVSGSPVADVSAMGAVMIPMMKKEGYHADYAVNVTTHAALVGALMPTSHNLIIYSLAAGGKVSIAALILAALVPAIVLTVSNLAAAYFVAVKRGYPKGTFPGWHIVGRSFAAALPGLFIVVLILGGILSGIFTATESAAVAVLYALALTIFLYRTLTREHFIKAASKAVRTTGVILLLIGISTTFGYLISLYGVAEMTGEMLSQITSTPWVIFLLINIILFVLGTFLDMAATILLCTPIFLPIAQHYGMSSVQFGIVMLINCALGLNTPPVGTTQFVGCAIGGVSVGTVMRTIWPFYGALIFALALVTFVPAFSTWLPSMFMVVR, encoded by the coding sequence ATGACCGTGCCACTTCTGATCCTGAGCGTGTCGTTCACGCTGTTCCTGCTGCTGGGCGTGCCGGTGGCCTTCTCCATCGGCCTCTCGGCCCTGGCCACGCTGCTGTACGAGGGCCTGCCGCTGGAGGTGGGCTTCCAGCAGATGACCTCCGGCATGGGCATCTTCTCGTTCCTGGCGATCCCGTTCTTCATCTTCGCGGGCGAACTGATGCTGTACGGCGGCATCGCCGACCGGATCGTCAACTTCGCGCGGGCCCTGGTCGGCCACGTGCGCGGCGGCCTGGGCATGTCCAACGTCGTGGCCTGCACGCTGTTCGGCGGCGTCTCGGGCTCGCCGGTGGCGGACGTGTCGGCCATGGGCGCGGTGATGATCCCCATGATGAAGAAAGAGGGCTACCACGCCGACTACGCCGTGAACGTGACCACGCACGCGGCGCTCGTCGGGGCGCTGATGCCCACCAGCCACAACCTCATCATCTATTCGCTCGCGGCGGGCGGCAAGGTGTCGATCGCGGCGCTGATCCTGGCGGCACTGGTGCCGGCCATCGTGCTCACCGTGAGCAACCTCGCGGCCGCGTACTTCGTGGCCGTCAAGCGCGGCTACCCGAAGGGCACGTTCCCCGGCTGGCACATCGTGGGCCGCTCGTTCGCCGCCGCGCTGCCGGGCCTGTTCATCGTGGTGCTGATCCTGGGGGGCATTCTCTCGGGCATCTTCACGGCGACGGAATCGGCGGCGGTGGCAGTGCTCTATGCGCTGGCGCTCACGATCTTCCTCTACCGCACACTGACCCGCGAGCACTTCATCAAGGCCGCATCGAAAGCCGTGCGCACCACGGGCGTGATCCTGCTGCTGATCGGCATCTCCACCACGTTCGGCTACCTCATCAGCCTCTACGGCGTGGCAGAGATGACGGGCGAGATGCTCTCGCAGATCACCTCCACCCCATGGGTGATCTTCCTGCTGATCAACATCATCCTGTTCGTGCTGGGCACGTTCCTGGACATGGCTGCGACCATCCTGCTGTGCACGCCGATCTTCCTGCCCATCGCGCAGCACTACGGCATGAGCTCCGTGCAGTTCGGCATCGTGATGCTGATCAACTGCGCGCTGGGCCTGAACACACCGCCCGTGGGCACGACCCAGTTCGTGGGCTGCGCGATCGGCGGGGTGTCCGTGGGCACGGTGATGCGGACCATCTGGCCGTTCTACGGCGCGCTGATCTTCGCCCTGGCGCTGGTCACGTTCGTTCCGGCGTTCTCCACCTGGTTGCCCAGCATGTTCATGGTGGTCCGCTGA